The following are encoded together in the Chiroxiphia lanceolata isolate bChiLan1 chromosome 8, bChiLan1.pri, whole genome shotgun sequence genome:
- the ADRA2A gene encoding alpha-2A adrenergic receptor has product MFNLERPFTERGHFFSSMEYQRQLEEEEGYPPPGSNGTYNDSGAGPGWGTPYPLHATITLISLAGLLMLFTVFGNVLVIIAVFTSRALKAPQNLFLVSLASADILVATLVIPFSLANEVMGYWYFGKVWCEIYLALDVLFCTSSIVHLCAISLDRYWSITQAIEYNLKRTPRRIKCIIFIVWVISAVISFPPLISIEKKSGQQADQGVAECKINDEKWYIISSSIGSFFAPCLIMILVYVRIYQIAKRRTRVPPNKRAERPEKKQNGLTDKEDLPATAQLNGEKAAGGSGGQEGEVNGIDMEETSSSEHQENNQCKKSERPSRGKTKTKLSQIKPGDSLPRKTEEERNTKGSRWRGRQNREKRFTFVLAVVIGVFVICWFPFFFTYTLTAVCESCSVPGTLFKFFFWFGYCNSSLNPVIYTIFNHDFRRAFKRILCRIERKRIV; this is encoded by the coding sequence ATGTTTAACCTGGAGCGCCCGTTCACGGAGAGGGGCCACTTCTTCTCCTCCATGGAGTACCAGCgacagctggaggaggaggagggctaCCCGCCTCCCGGCAGCAACGGGACTTACAACGacagcggggccgggccgggctggggcacGCCGTACCCTCTGCACGCCACCATCACTCTCATCAGCTTGGCCGGCTTGCTCATGCTTTTCACTGTCTTCGGCAACGTCCTGGTCATTATCGCTGTCTTCACCAGCCGGGCGCTCAAAGCCCCCCAGAACCTCTTCCTGGTTTCCTTAGCCTCGGCTGACATCCTGGTGGCCACACTGGTCATCCCCTTCTCACTGGCAAATGAGGTGATGGGGTACTGGTACTTCGGTAAAGTCTGGTGCGAGATCTACCTGGCCTTGGATGTGCTGTTCTGCACCTCCTCCATCGTTCACCTGTGTGCCATCAGCCTGGACCGTTACTGGTCCATCACACAAGCCATCGAGTACAACCTCAAGCGCACCCCACGCCGCATCAAGTGCATCATCTTCATTGTCTGGGTCATCTCGGCTGTCATCTCCTTCCCACCACTCATCTCCATCGAGAAGAAGAGCGGGCAGCAGGCTGACCAGGGGGTGGCAGAGTGCAAGATCAATGATGAGAAGTGGTACATCATCTCTTCTAGCATTGGCTCCTTCTTTGCCCCCTGCCTCATCATGATCTTGGTCTACGTGCGCATCTACCAGATAGCCAAGAGGCGAACCAGGGTACCACCGAACAAGCGAGCAGAGCGCCCTGAGAAGAAGCAGAATGGCTTGACTGACAAGGAGGACCTGccagccacagcacagctcaaCGGGGAGAAGGCGGCAGGAGGCAGtggtgggcaggagggagaggtcAATGGCATAGACATGGAGGAGACCTCTTCCTCCGAGCACCAGGAGAACAACCAGTGTAAGAAGTCAGAGAGACCGTCGAGAGGAAAGACCAAGACTAAGCTGAGCCAAATTAAGCCTGGGGACAGTTTGCCCAGGAAGACGGAGGAGGAGAGGAACACCAAAGGATCCCggtggaggggcaggcagaACCGGGAGAAGCGCTTCACCTTTGTGCTCGCCGTGGTGATTGGGGTCTTTGTCATCTGCTGGTTCCCCTTCTTCTTCACCTACACGCTGACGGCCGTCTgtgagagctgctctgtgcccgGCACCCTCTTCAAGTTCTTCTTCTGGTTCGGTTACTGCAATAGCTCCTTGAACCCCGTCATCTATACCATTTTCAACCATGACTTCAGGCGGGCCTTCAAAAGGATCCTCTGCAGGATAGAGAGGAAAAGGATTGTTTGA